In a genomic window of Diabrotica undecimpunctata isolate CICGRU chromosome 2, icDiaUnde3, whole genome shotgun sequence:
- the LOC140434695 gene encoding uncharacterized protein isoform X2 — translation MVIHPKHPSVLQYKETFCEPMKGSLAEICQMITGDAPLYSLFRKHPEAKPINCPFKSAPFTFSYNRMTGDCSNPPSKAESCTDDSRLVLKYQACPDVPSTESNVEELVCLATWKEGSTRYLIGKLSQPNRRSSTDEDQYRCFIYQRSTENGKTIYNVAQSGDATCTGLDATAFEGSRTMKLTTVDDQHKRCKFPVWITDHHTWLSLDHHKTYKFSQRNATLKILDEEPPKINKVQPNYAFAEFGFQSQEQRKPNSEMRVVCHGILEQQEQKKVQIVAHVTAGCDSGYVCMVFYKRDSNVIELQQTETYVENPDEACSNFDPSSSPYTTLITTNLHAKKCPHLGRYTIASVSTQAEKRKRRQEPENKNVAEHQEPNCISDDFETLSVGCSGSHEMEFKSTCSQEASFYTCHGSWEENGISYVITTPVTKKLSESKYCFMYKQDQINSGIIEGNLGKTIGPPVLRMSGVSESCHRHIIPGINGNWAFNFTSNGTCQESDHTSSSQLLVPTVLLVILSLVSVVVMR, via the exons ATACATCCGAAACATCCAAGTGTTCTTCAATATAAAGAAA ccttTTGTGAACCGATGAAAGGTTCTTTAGCAGAAATATGCCAAATGATAACTGGAGACGCCCCTTTGTACAGTCTTTTTAGAAAACATCCAGAAGCTAAGCCAATTAATTGCCCTTTTAAAAGTGCTCCATTTACATTTAGCTACAATAGAATGACAGGTGATTGTAGTAATCCTCCTAGTAAAGCTGAAAGTTGTACTGACGATTCAAGGTTGGTACTTAAGTACCAAGCTTGTCCAGATGTTCCTTCTACGGAAAGTAACG ttgAAGAATTAGTTTGCTTGGCAACATGGAAAGAAGGGTCAACTAGATATCTTATCGGTAAACTATCTCAACCAAATAGACGTAGTTCTACTGATGAAGACCAATATCGCTGCTTTATATATCAAAGAAGTAcggaaaatggaaaaacaatCTATAATGTTGCCCAATCTGGAGATGCCACGTGCACAGGCTTAGATGCGACCGCTTTTGAAGGCAGCAGAACTATGAAACTAACAACAG TGGACGATCAGCATAAGCGATGCAAATTTCCTGTTTGGATCACAGATCACCATACATGGCTAAGCTTAGATCATCATAAGACGTACAAGTTTTCACAGAGAAATGCTACTTTGAAGATTTTAGATGAAGAACCTCCCAAAATTAATAAAGTGCAACCAAATTATGCCTTTGCAGAGTTCGGTTTTCAATCTCAAGAACAAAGGAAACCGAACTCTGAAATGAGAGTTGTATGTCATGGAATCTTagaacaacaagaacaaaaaAAGGTGCAGATCGTAGCCCACGTTACTGCTGGATG TGACAGTGGGTATGTCTGCATGGTATTCTATAAAAGAGATTCCAATGTAATTGAGCTACAACAGACAGAGACCTACGTTGAAAATCCAGATGAAGCTTGTTCGAATTTTGATCCAAGTTCGAGTCCCTACACCACATTAATAA ctaCTAATTTGCACGCCAAGAAATGCCCTCATCTGGGACGATATACCATAGCCAGTGTATCCACACAAGCAGAAAAAAGAAAGAGACGACAGGAACCAG AAAACAAAAACGTAGCTGAACATCAAGAACCAAATTGTATTTCCGATGATTTTGAAACATTGTCAGTTGGTTGCAGTGGTTCTCACGAGATGGAGTTTAAGTCAACTTGTTCCCAAGAAGCAAGCT TTTACACTTGCCATGGAAGCTGGGAAGAAAATGGTATATCCTACGTTATAACTACGCCAGTAACGAAAAAACTATCAGAGTCAAAGTATTGCTTTATGTACAAACAGGATCAAATAAACTCTGGAATTATAGAAGGAAATCTAGGAAAAACAATAGGACCGCCTGTTTTGAGAATGTCTGGAGTATCTGAAAGTTGTCATAGGCACATTATTCCTGGTATAAATGGCAACTGGGCATTTAATTTTACTAGTAATG gaACATGCCAGGAAAGCGATCATACAAGCTCAAGCCAGTTATTGGTGCCTACAGTTCTGCTCGTAATCCTGTCTTTAGTGTCAGTGGTAGTTATGAGATGA